In Glycine max cultivar Williams 82 chromosome 7, Glycine_max_v4.0, whole genome shotgun sequence, a single window of DNA contains:
- the LOC100786723 gene encoding probable phosphoinositide phosphatase SAC9, which yields MESPGALRDTSVIVVTLDSDEVFIVASLCTRTDTQVIYVDPTTGALRHEAKLGFDLFKSQGEALDFVTNGSRFACRSRTLARAILGYAALGNVALLLVATRLVASVSNLPGGGCVYTVAESQWIRIPLQNAVAQGKGEVKNVQELTELDIDGKHYFCETRDVTRPFPSRMPVNEPDQEFVWNAWFSTPFVEIGLPRHCVTLLQGFAECRSFGSSGQLEGVVALTARRSRLHPGTRYLARGLNSCFSTGNEVECEQLVWIPKRAGQSVPLNRYVWRRGTIPIWWGAELKITAAEAEIYVSDCDPYKGSVQYYERLSKRYDARNMDIRAGENSNRKALVPIVCINLLRNGEGKSESLLVQHFEESINFIRSTGKLPNTRVHLINYDWHASVKLKGEQMTIEGLWKLLKAPTLSIGISEGDYLPSRQRINDCQGEVIYNDDFEGAFCLRTNQNGIVRFNCADSLDRTNAASFFGCLQVFTEQCRRLGISLDSDLAFGYQSMNNNYGGYTAPLPPGWEKRSDAVTGKTYYIDHNTRTTTWMHPCPDKPWKRFDMTFEEFKRSTILSPVSQLADLFLLAGDIHATLYTGSKAMHSQILSIFNEDTGGKFKQFSAAQNVKITLQRRYKNAVVDSSRQKQLEMFLGMRLFKHLPSISLQPLHVPSRPSGFVLKPIANLFPISGGEASLLSFKRKGLVWICPQPADVVEIFIYLGEPCHVCQLLLTISHGADDSTYPSTVDVRTGRHLDGLKLVLEGASIPQCASGTNLLIPLPGAINAEDMAITGANSHLHAQDASPLSLLYDFEELEGEWDFLTRVVALTFYPTVSGRKPLTLGEIEILGVSLPWSDVFTNEGPGTRLVEHVKKFEEELNPFVSDSDTNPFNSSSSEKASPPKQGGTSADLFIDLLSGEDPLPHPLAQPVTENIVYQENDPLDFLDLSVENHSAKINGKVSSEDARHAESSAEQYLKCLKTLAGPSLQRKINFIEAIKLEIERLKLNLSAAERDRALLSVGMDPATINPNTLLDEAYTGRLSKVANNLALLGEASLEDKLVGAIGLGTVDDNPIDFWNIIRIGETCSGGKCEVRAEIRKAVHSSNTMSSAGASEAVFLCSQCERKACRVCCAGRGAFLLVGYNSREVQVDFPVNRLLAQDGIICKRCCQDIVLHALILDCVRVLISFRRAERVEKAAYNALKQIIGSSWDCHLEKKQVPDSKSAGKAVQLLLNGYESLAEFPFGSFLHPVETAADSAPFLSLLAPLNSGLRLSYWKAPSSASSVEFGIVLGNISDVSGIILIVSPCGYSMADAPIVQIWASNKIHKEERSLMGKWDLQSMIKASSELYGPEKSGTEHKVPRHVKFPFTNSVQCRIIWISLRLQRPGSSSINIGNDFNLLSLDENPFAQETQRASFGGSAESEPCLHAKRILVVGSPIRKEFDLKPQQSSDQLTLTGWLERAPQLSRFKVPIEAAERLMDNDLVLEQYLSPASPLLAGFRLDAFSAIKPRVTHSPFSDVHSKNFPSLVDDRYITPAVLYIQVSVLQENHSMVTIGQYRLPEARAGTPMYFDFSSQIQTRRICFKLVGDVAAFTDDPSEQDDSGTRISPLAVGLSLSNRIKVYYYADPYDLGKWASLGAV from the exons ATGGAATCACCGG GTGCTTTGAGGGACACGTCAGTGATCGTGGTGACGCTGGACTCCGACGAGGTCTTCATCGTCGCGAGCCTCTGTACCAGAACCGACACTCAGGTAATCTACGTCGATCCGACCACTGGCGCGCTCCGCCACGAGGCCAAGTTAGGGTTCGATCTGTTCAAGTCGCAGGGCGAGGCCTTGGATTTCGTCACCAACGGATCGCGGTTTGCCTGCAGGAGCAGGACGCTCGCGAGGGCGATTCTAGGCTATGCCGCGTTGGGGAACGTCGCGCTGCTCCTCGTCGCGACGAGGCTGGTCGCGAGTGTTTCCAATCTGCCCGGCGGTGGGTGCGTGTACACGGTTGCGGAGAGCCAGTGGATCAGGATTCCGCTGCAGAACGCGGTGGCGCAGGGGAAGGGAGAGGTGAAGAACGTGCAGGAGTTGACGGAGCTTGATATCGATGGGAAGCATTACTTCTGCGAGACGAGGGACGTTACGCGGCCTTTTCCGAGCAGGATGCCGGTGAACGAACCGGATCAGGAGTTTGTTTGGAACGCGTGGTTTTCTACTCCGTTTGTTGAGATTGGCTTGCCGCGGCATTGTGTCACGCTACTGCAG GGGTTTGCAGAATGTCGAAGTTTTGGAAGCTCGGGTCAACTAGAAGGTGTTGTTGCTCTCACAGCTCGTCGGAGCAGACTACACCCGGGTACTCGATATTTAGCAAGGGGGCTAAATTCATGTTTCAGTACAG GAAATGAAGTGGAGTGTGAGCAACTTGTATGGATTCCCAAACGAGCTGGTCAAAGTGTACCTTTGAACAGATATGTATGGCGAAGAGGCACTATTCCTATCTGGTGGGGTGCAGAACTGAAAATCACAGCTGCAGAAGCTGAAATTTATGTTTCAGATTGTGATCCTTATAAAGGAAGTGTACAGTATTATGAAAGACTGAGTAAGAGATATGATGCTCGTAATATGGATATACGTGCTGGTGAGAATTCAAACCGAAAAGCTTTGGTTCCCATTGTATGCATTAACTTGCTtcgaaatggagaaggaaagTCAGAGTCCCTTTTGGTTCAACATTTCGAGGAGTCTATAAACTTTATTAGATCAACTGGGAAGCTTCCGAATACTCGGGTCCATTTGATAAACTATGACTGGCATGCCAGTGTGAAATTAAAAGGTGAACAGATGACAATTGAAGGGTTATGGAAACTTCTAAAAGCACCCACTCTATCTATAGGTATATCTGAAGGGGATTACTTGCCTTCACGACAACGAATAAATGATTGTCAAGGTGAAGTTATCTACAATGATGATTTTGAAGGTGCATTCTGTTTAAGAACAAATCAAAATGGGATTGTACGTTTTAACTGTGCTGATTCTCTTGATAGGACCAATGCTGCTAGTTTTTTTGGTTGCCTCCAAGTATTCACAGAGCAATGTAGACGGCTGGGGATATCACTTGATAGTGATCTGGCATTTGGTTATCAATCGATGAATAATAATTATGGTGGATATACTGCTCCACTGCCACCTGGGTGGGAGAAGCGTTCTGATGCCGTGACAGGAAAAACATATTATATTGATCATAATACCAGAACCACCACATGGATGCATCCATGTCCTGATAAACCATGGAAGAGATTTGATATGACATTTGAGGAGTTCAAGAGATCAACAATTTTGTCTCCTGTATCTCAACTAGCTGACCTTTTCCTACTTGCTGGGGATATTCATGCTACTCTTTACACTGGATCCAAAGCAATGCACAGCCAAATACTTAGCATATTCAATGAAGATACGGGAGGAAAGTTTAAACAGTTTTCTGCTGCACAAAATGTGAAAATCACTTTGCAAAGAAGATATAAGAATGCAGTTGTGGATAGCTCTCGTCAAAAGCAATTAGAAATGTTTCTTGGAATGAGGCTTTTCAAGCATCTTCCATCAATTTCCCTTCAACCTCTACAT GTACCGTCTCGGCCATCTGGTTTTGTTCTCAAACCAATTGCAAACTTATTTCCTATTTCTGGTGGTGAAGCTAGCCTtctgagttttaaaagaaaaggcCTAGTTTGg ATTTGTCCACAACCTGCAGATGTAGTTGAAATCTTTATTTATCTTGGTGAACCTTGCCATGTTTGTCAGCTTCTTCTCACAATATCCCATGGTGCAGATGATTCAACTTATCCATCAACAGTTGATGTACGGACAGGGCGCCATTTAGATGGGCTTAAACTGGTCTTAGAG GGTGCTTCTATACCACAATGTGCGAGTGGGACCAACCTTTTAATACCCTTACCTGGGGCAATTAATGCCGAAGACATGGCTATAACTGGAGCAAATTCTCATCTACATGCCCAAGATGCATCACCCTTATCATTACTGTATGATTTTGAGGAACTCGAGGGAGAGTGGGATTTCCTTACTCGTGTAGTTGCGCTAACCTTTTATCCAACTGTTTCTGGAAGGAAACCATTAACGCTTGGCGAG ATTGAAATCCTTGGAGTTTCTCTTCCGTGGAGTGATGTATTTACTAATGAAGGCCCTGGTACAAGATTAGTTGAGCATGTCAAGAAGTTTGAAGAGGAGCTTAATCCCTTTGTATCTGATTCGGATACGAATCCATTTAACTCTTCATCCTCAGAAAAAGCGTCACCACCCAAACAAGGAGGCACTTCTGCTGACCTTTTCATTGACCTCCTGTCTGGGGAGGACCCGCTTCCACACCCACTTGCGCAACCAGTTACTGAAAATATTGTCTACCAGGAAAATGACCCACTTGATTTCTTGGACCTAAGTGTTGAAAATCATAGTGCCAAAATCAATGGTAAAGTTTCATCAGAAGATGCCAGACATGCAGAAAGTAGTGCTGAACAATATTTAAAGTGCCTTAAAACTCTTGCAGGGCCAAGTCTG CAAAGAAAAATCAACTTCATTGAAGCCATTAAACTTGAGATTGAACGCCTTAAGTTGAATCTTTCTGCTGCTGAAAGGGATAGAGCCCTGCTATCTGTTGGAATGGATCCTGCAACCATAAATCCTAATACACTGCTCGATGAAGCTTACACGGGAAGATTATCTAAAGTTGCAAACAATCTTGCCTTGCTTGGAGAAGCTTCTCTTGAAGATAAACTTGTTGGTGCTATTGGTCTTGGGACTGTTGATGATAATCCAATAGATTTCTGGAATATTATCAGAATTGGGGAAACCTGTTCTGGTGGTAAGTGTGAGGTGCGTGCTGAAATTAGAAAGGCAGTTCATTCATCTAACACAATGTCATCTGCTGGTGCTTCAGAAGCTGTATTCTTGTGTTCTCAATGCGAAAGGAAGGCTTGCAGAGTTTGCTGTGCTGGGAGGGGGGCATTTCTGCTTGTAGGATATAATTCAAGAGAGGTCCAAGTTGACTTTCCTGTAAATCGTTTATTAGCTCAGGATGGTATAATTTGTAAACGGTGCTGCCAGGATATTGTGCTTCATGCATTGATTTTGGACTGTGTGAGGGTTCTGATTAGCTTTCGAAGAGCAGAACGTGTGGAAAAGGCTGCTTACAATGCTTTGAAGCAAATCATTGGATCATCTTGGGATTGTCATCTAGAAAAGAAACAGGTCCCTGATAGCAAGTCTGCTGGCAAAGCAGTACAGTTGTTACTGAACGGATATGAATCCCTGGCTGAATTTCCTTTTGGCAGCTTTTTACACCcg GTTGAAACAGCAGCAGATTCTGCTCCATTTTTGTCATTGCTTGCTCCATTAAATTCTGGTTTGCGGCTATCATATTGGAAAGCACCATCTAGTGCCTCCTCTGTTGAATTTGGAATTGTCCTTGGTAATATTTCTGATGTTAGTGGGATTATATTGATTGTCAGCCCATGTGGCTACTCTATGGCTGATGCTCCAATT GTGCAAATTTGGGCAAGTAACAAAATACACAAGGAGGAAAGATCATTAATGGGAAAATGGGATCTGCAATCTATGATTAAAGCTTCCTCAGAATTATATGGACCTGAAAAGTCAGGAACAGAGCATAAAGTGCCTAGACACGTAAAGTTTCCCTTCACGAACTCTGTTCAGTGCCGCATAATTTGGATAAGTTTACGCCTTCAGCGACCTGGTTCAAGTTCTATAAATATTGGAAATGACTTCAATCTGTTGTCTCTAGATGAGAACCCTTTTGCACAAGAAACTCAACGGGCCTCATTCGGAGGATCTGCTGAGAGCGAACCCTGTCTTCATGCCAAGAGGATTTTAGTTGTTGGAAGCCCCATTAGAAAGGAATTTGATCTTAAGCCACAACAAAGCTCTGACCAGTTGACCCTGACAGGGTGGTTGGAAAGAGCTCCACAGCTTAGTAGATTCAAG GTTCCAATTGAGGCTGCTGAAAGATTGATGGACAATGATCTTGTCCTGGAGCAGTATCTGTCTCCTGCTTCTCCCTTGCTTGCCGGATTTCGTCTTGATGCCTTTAGTGCAATCAAGCCTCGGGTTACCCATTCACCTTTTTCAGATGTACATAGCAAAAATTTTCCATCCCTTGTGGATGACAGATACATCACTCCAGCTGTATTGTATATTCAAGTATCTGTTCTCCAG GAAAACCATAGCATGGTTACCATTGGTCAGTaccgattaccagaggccagaGCTGGAACACCAATGTACTTTGATTTCTCTAGCCAGATACAAACTCGCAGAATTTGCTTCAAACTAGTTGGAGATGTTGCAGCTTTTACGGATGACCCATCAGAACAAGATGATTCTGGCACTAGAATTTCTCCACTGGCAGTAGGGCTATCTTTGTCTAATAGAATTAAGGTGTATTACTATGCTGATCCATATGACCTTGGGAAATGGGCTAGCCTGGGGGCAGTTTAA
- the LOC100527185 gene encoding uncharacterized protein LOC100527185 (The RefSeq protein has 2 substitutions compared to this genomic sequence), translating into MAHLLTPTPTTAATALSARARKSPLYSLKNVYFPTSRVCCVGHQYQQSHPSSLSDLDQVPPPGDNHSLRRRTLMGLSGAATLGLSLSDEQSARGAARRPPPPPPTEKKDPNVSGVQAKVLASKRRKEAMKEEVARLRERGKPVNKEAPPPPAAPE; encoded by the exons ATGGCTCATTTGCTGACACCAACTCCTACCACTGCTGCAACAGCTCTCTCCGCCAGAGCCCGGAAGAGCCCCCTCTATTCGTTGAAAAATGTTTACTTTCCAACTTCAAGAGTGTGCTGCGTTGGTCACCAATATCAACAATCTCACCCCTCTTCCCTCTCTGATCTTGATCAAGTCCCTCCTCCCGGTGGCAATCACTCTCTGCGTCGCAG GACATTGATGGGGTTGAGTGGTGCGGCAACGTTGGGGTTGAGTTTGAGTGATGAGCAAAGTGCAAGGGGTGCAGCAAGGCGTCCACCACCTCCACCACCGACGGAGAAGAAGGACCCGAATGTGAGTGGTGTTCAGGCTAAAGTGTTGGCTAGCAAGAGGAGAAAAGAAGCCATGAAAGAAGAAGTGGCAAGGCTAAGAGAGAGAGGGAAGCCCGTTAGTAAAGAGGCACCTCCTCCTCCTGCTGCACCTGAATAG